A window from Candidatus Tanganyikabacteria bacterium encodes these proteins:
- a CDS encoding efflux RND transporter permease subunit: EMAPGTPLEALRTHFAAIEAIARREVPEARLIIAELGNTGFRSGGNTSGSLRILLAGRQERTRSSDQIAQDLRRALERLPGMRARVAASGGSVLNRLFSGGNASGGRLTVQVRGHDVRTGDRLAEEVRRLMASTRGIADVRVSREGGTPEAVVEVDRARAAAMGVTVSQVARALEAGVLGVRATMLRVAGDEIPVTVRLRLADRSTLEQTLGLPVQTAAGRPVALRDVVRVRTGEGPMRIDRDNQERVVTVSGEPENADLGSVAEALRAGLRSVAVPPDFSIVLSGDYEEQRKAFRDLVTALSLALLLVFLVMVAQFESLRDPFAILLSVPACAVGVVGALLLTGTTLNVQSFIGIIVLAGIAVSNGIVLVDFINQLRRREGYDLDRAVIDGAVARLRPVLMTSATTVLALIPMALGLGEGGELQSPMARVLIGGLTTSTLITLFLVPIAYRFLHGRDPAQPVTGS, from the coding sequence CGAGATGGCGCCAGGGACACCCCTCGAAGCCCTCAGGACACATTTCGCGGCCATCGAGGCGATCGCTCGCCGCGAGGTCCCCGAGGCCCGGCTGATCATCGCGGAACTGGGCAACACCGGCTTCCGCAGCGGCGGCAACACGTCTGGCTCGCTGCGCATTCTCCTGGCGGGCCGGCAGGAGCGGACGCGGTCCAGCGACCAGATCGCCCAGGATCTTCGCCGGGCGCTCGAAAGGCTGCCCGGAATGCGGGCCCGCGTCGCGGCGAGCGGCGGTTCGGTCCTCAACCGCCTGTTCTCCGGCGGAAACGCCTCGGGAGGTCGCCTGACGGTGCAGGTGCGCGGCCACGACGTGCGCACCGGCGATCGCCTGGCCGAGGAGGTGCGCCGCCTCATGGCCTCGACCCGCGGCATCGCCGACGTCCGGGTGAGCCGGGAGGGCGGGACGCCGGAAGCGGTGGTCGAGGTAGATCGCGCCCGGGCGGCAGCCATGGGCGTCACGGTCTCCCAGGTCGCGCGCGCCCTGGAGGCCGGGGTCCTGGGCGTCCGCGCCACCATGCTGCGCGTCGCCGGCGACGAGATCCCGGTGACGGTGCGCCTGCGCCTGGCCGACCGGTCCACGCTCGAACAGACGCTTGGCCTGCCGGTGCAGACCGCGGCGGGCCGCCCGGTGGCCCTGCGCGACGTGGTGCGCGTGCGCACCGGCGAAGGTCCCATGCGCATCGACCGCGACAATCAGGAGCGCGTCGTCACGGTTTCGGGCGAACCCGAAAACGCCGACCTGGGCAGCGTGGCCGAGGCTTTACGGGCGGGCCTCCGGTCCGTGGCGGTACCGCCGGATTTCTCGATCGTACTCTCGGGCGACTACGAAGAGCAGCGCAAGGCGTTCCGCGATCTGGTCACGGCGCTATCCCTGGCCCTGCTGCTGGTCTTCCTGGTGATGGTCGCCCAGTTCGAGTCCCTGCGCGATCCGTTCGCCATCCTGCTCTCGGTGCCCGCCTGCGCGGTCGGCGTGGTGGGCGCCCTCCTGCTAACGGGCACGACCCTGAACGTCCAGTCGTTCATCGGCATCATCGTCCTCGCCGGCATCGCGGTGTCCAACGGCATCGTCCTGGTCGACTTCATCAACCAGCTCAGGCGGCGCGAGGGCTACGATCTCGACCGCGCGGTGATCGACGGGGCGGTGGCCCGCCTGCGACCGGTCCTCATGACGTCGGCGACCACCGTGCTGGCCCTCATCCCGATGGCCCTGGGCCTGGGCGAGGGAGGGGAACTGCAGTCGCCCATGGCGCGCGTGCTCATCGGCGGCCTGACCACCTCGACCCTGATCACCCTGTTCCTGGTCCCCATCGCGTACCGCTTCCTGCACGGGCGCGATCCCGCGCAACCTGTAACTGGTTCGTAA
- a CDS encoding PHB depolymerase family esterase encodes MRLARLGAVFLLVVAGCGAAPAMPAMQAGSDRVAAQASGSFTQSQYQGFTYKLYLPPNFKRFEPLPLVVMLHGCGQNADEMNAVTRMNDVAESGTFAVLYPEQSKKDHPRQCWRWFDPPHQARGAGEPAIIAGMVGQVTSLYGIDRSRMYVAGLSAGGAMSTVMAATYPDLFAAGSSASGLEYLASTTTEADAWGAMARGGPDPAPIAARVVAAMGDKKVLVPMAVFHGAVDPLVNRVNGDQTATQFAILNDLVLKSSGLGGLPATPETRQAQVPGGRAYLQSVYRDTQGRALVEEYMVDGMSHAWSGGAPGRLFSDPKGPDASRLVWEFFKRARRN; translated from the coding sequence ATGCGTTTAGCTCGTCTCGGTGCGGTCTTCCTGCTGGTGGTCGCCGGTTGCGGCGCCGCGCCGGCAATGCCTGCCATGCAGGCCGGGAGCGACCGGGTCGCCGCGCAAGCCAGCGGCAGCTTCACGCAGTCGCAGTACCAGGGCTTCACCTACAAGCTGTACCTGCCCCCCAACTTCAAGCGCTTCGAACCGCTGCCCCTGGTGGTCATGCTCCACGGCTGCGGGCAGAACGCAGACGAGATGAACGCCGTGACCCGCATGAACGACGTGGCCGAAAGTGGCACCTTCGCGGTCCTCTACCCCGAGCAATCCAAGAAGGACCACCCGCGCCAGTGCTGGCGATGGTTCGATCCCCCCCACCAGGCGCGCGGCGCGGGCGAACCGGCGATCATCGCCGGCATGGTGGGCCAGGTGACCTCCCTCTACGGCATCGACCGGTCGCGGATGTACGTGGCCGGCCTCTCGGCCGGCGGCGCGATGTCGACCGTGATGGCCGCGACCTATCCCGACCTCTTCGCGGCCGGCAGTTCGGCGTCGGGGCTCGAGTACCTCGCGTCCACGACCACCGAGGCCGACGCGTGGGGCGCCATGGCCCGCGGCGGGCCCGACCCCGCGCCGATCGCCGCACGGGTCGTCGCCGCGATGGGCGACAAGAAGGTGCTCGTGCCCATGGCCGTGTTCCACGGCGCCGTCGATCCGCTCGTCAACCGCGTCAACGGCGACCAGACCGCAACCCAGTTCGCGATCCTCAACGACCTGGTGCTGAAGAGCTCCGGCCTGGGAGGCCTGCCGGCCACGCCGGAGACCCGCCAGGCCCAGGTGCCCGGCGGGCGGGCGTACCTCCAGTCGGTGTATCGCGACACCCAGGGGCGGGCCCTGGTCGAGGAATACATGGTCGACGGGATGAGCCATGCCTGGTCGGGCGGCGCTCCCGGCCGGCTGTTCTCGGATCCCAAGGGCCCCGACGCGAGCCGCCTGGTCTGGGAGTTCTTCAAGCGGGCGCGCCGAAACTGA